In Archangium violaceum, the following are encoded in one genomic region:
- a CDS encoding sterol desaturase family protein, whose amino-acid sequence MNILGMLHTGTALAMLTLVLLELRDPQFRADSFEAGPRRRRNWAFFVTSFVPTLAVQSAGAWFHAHLPTLMRPGLLPPVVDFVACMLVAELVSWLSHWVKHQHPFLWRFHFQHHREEHFSVWMVTHTHALEVVLSGTAMVALLAGLGFSPLSVQLYFALYSVVLTYHHSARGYSLGWLDWLIISPAYHRHHHRQDGKGNYGGTLTVWDVVFGTVRWPEPETATAPVGLPPHAREPFGFRKEMLYFLSGGRRQRS is encoded by the coding sequence ATGAACATCCTAGGAATGCTTCACACCGGGACGGCCCTGGCGATGCTGACGCTGGTGTTGCTGGAGCTGCGCGACCCGCAGTTCCGGGCGGACAGCTTCGAGGCGGGGCCGAGGCGGCGGCGCAACTGGGCTTTCTTCGTGACCAGCTTCGTTCCCACGCTGGCGGTGCAGTCCGCGGGAGCGTGGTTCCACGCGCACCTGCCGACGCTGATGCGGCCGGGCCTGTTGCCCCCCGTGGTGGACTTCGTGGCCTGCATGCTGGTGGCCGAGCTGGTGAGCTGGTTGAGCCACTGGGTGAAGCACCAGCACCCCTTCCTCTGGCGCTTCCACTTCCAGCACCACCGCGAGGAGCACTTCAGCGTGTGGATGGTGACGCACACGCACGCGCTGGAGGTGGTGCTGTCGGGCACGGCCATGGTGGCGCTGCTCGCGGGGCTGGGCTTCTCTCCCCTGTCCGTGCAGCTCTACTTCGCGCTGTACTCGGTGGTGCTGACGTACCACCACTCGGCGCGCGGGTACTCGCTGGGGTGGTTGGACTGGCTCATCATCAGCCCGGCGTACCACCGCCACCACCACCGTCAGGACGGGAAGGGCAACTACGGCGGGACGCTGACGGTGTGGGACGTCGTCTTCGGCACGGTGCGCTGGCCCGAGCCCGAGACGGCCACCGCGCCCGTGGGGCTGCCTCCGCACGCCCGCGAGCCGTTCGGCTTCCGCAAGGAGATGCTGTACTTCCTCTCCGGAGGGCGTAGGCAGCGGTCGTGA
- a CDS encoding ATP-binding response regulator encodes MSLEANASPIQVLLVEDDEDDFILTRDCLRSIGPRRVVLEWVANCEQALAALESGRHDVCLLDYRLGSMTGLELLQRARQRGWHGPFILLTGQEDDTIDHQAEEAGADDFLQKSQLTPTLLGRSIRYALKHARTVQALRGSQESFRELIERLPDGVSVQEGDHLIYANPALVTLLGCSSREELVGQSITALGEKFLQPEAWVELQHDISESLRSGCPIPPRENRVLREAGGHSLVEITQVPMMFDGKPCLLWCVRDLTERRQLQARLLRADRMASLGVLAAGVAHEINNPLAYVISNLDHLETSVLPRAELSEGSRREARELLSDTRQGAVRVSDIVRQLKMFSRVDEDARPESVDVHRVLEMSIGMAMNELKHRARLVRDYGEPLAVEAQEGRLGQVFLNLLVNAAHAIPEGHVERNEIRVVTRAQGSEVLIEVHDTGAGIPEDNLERVFEPFFTTKPIGVGTGLGLSICHGIVTSFGGRMGVESRVGKGSVFHVTLKAAAAARPAEPPRTPVKVAAPRRCRILVVDDEPMIGMAIRRTFQRDHEVVTLTSAREACERLTGGECFDLILCDVMMPEMSGVELHQELSRHSPELAERMVFMTGGAFTPKARTFLSQVKNRRIDKPFSSQDLRSLVDPAPDAGTGSHSGGVL; translated from the coding sequence ATGAGCCTTGAGGCCAACGCTTCCCCCATCCAGGTGCTGCTCGTCGAGGATGACGAGGACGACTTCATCCTGACCCGGGACTGCCTGCGCTCCATCGGTCCGCGACGGGTGGTGCTCGAGTGGGTGGCCAACTGCGAGCAGGCCCTGGCGGCGCTGGAGTCCGGCCGTCATGACGTGTGCCTGCTGGATTACCGGCTCGGCTCGATGACGGGGCTCGAGCTGCTCCAACGGGCCCGGCAACGCGGATGGCATGGCCCGTTCATCCTGCTGACCGGGCAGGAGGACGACACCATCGACCATCAGGCCGAGGAGGCCGGGGCCGACGACTTCCTCCAGAAGTCCCAGCTCACGCCGACGCTCCTGGGGCGGTCCATCCGCTATGCGCTCAAGCACGCGCGCACGGTGCAGGCGCTGCGCGGCTCCCAGGAGAGCTTCCGCGAGCTCATCGAGCGGCTCCCCGATGGCGTGAGCGTGCAGGAGGGAGATCATCTCATCTACGCCAACCCCGCGCTCGTCACCCTGCTGGGGTGCTCGTCCCGGGAAGAGCTCGTGGGGCAATCGATCACCGCGCTGGGGGAGAAGTTCCTTCAACCGGAAGCGTGGGTCGAGCTCCAGCATGACATCTCCGAGTCGTTGCGCTCGGGGTGCCCGATTCCTCCCAGGGAGAACCGCGTCCTGCGCGAGGCGGGCGGCCACTCGCTCGTGGAGATCACCCAGGTCCCCATGATGTTCGATGGCAAGCCGTGCCTGCTGTGGTGCGTCCGCGACCTGACCGAGCGCAGGCAGTTGCAGGCCCGCCTGCTGCGCGCGGACCGCATGGCGTCGCTCGGCGTCCTGGCCGCGGGCGTCGCGCATGAGATCAACAACCCGCTCGCCTATGTGATCTCCAACCTCGACCACCTGGAGACGAGCGTCCTCCCACGGGCGGAGCTGTCCGAGGGGTCGCGGAGAGAGGCCCGCGAGCTGCTCTCCGATACCCGGCAGGGGGCCGTCCGGGTGAGTGACATCGTCCGGCAGTTGAAGATGTTCTCGCGCGTGGACGAGGACGCGCGCCCCGAGTCCGTGGACGTGCACCGCGTGCTCGAGATGTCCATCGGCATGGCCATGAACGAGCTCAAGCACCGCGCGCGGCTGGTGCGTGACTATGGCGAGCCGCTCGCGGTCGAGGCGCAAGAGGGACGGCTCGGACAGGTGTTCCTCAACCTGCTCGTCAACGCCGCGCATGCCATTCCGGAGGGGCACGTGGAGCGCAACGAGATCCGCGTCGTCACACGCGCCCAGGGCTCGGAGGTCCTCATCGAGGTGCACGACACGGGCGCGGGCATCCCCGAGGACAACCTGGAGCGGGTGTTCGAGCCGTTCTTCACCACCAAGCCCATCGGAGTGGGAACGGGGCTCGGCCTGTCGATCTGCCACGGCATCGTGACCAGCTTCGGTGGACGCATGGGCGTGGAGAGTCGCGTCGGAAAGGGGAGCGTCTTCCACGTCACCCTGAAGGCGGCGGCCGCCGCGCGGCCAGCCGAGCCACCACGCACCCCGGTGAAGGTCGCGGCGCCACGGCGCTGCCGCATCCTGGTGGTGGATGACGAGCCCATGATCGGAATGGCCATCCGCCGGACGTTCCAGCGTGATCACGAGGTCGTGACGCTGACGAGCGCGCGAGAGGCCTGTGAGCGGCTCACGGGTGGAGAGTGCTTCGACCTCATCCTGTGTGACGTGATGATGCCGGAGATGAGCGGCGTGGAGCTGCACCAGGAGCTCTCACGCCACTCGCCCGAGCTGGCCGAGCGGATGGTGTTCATGACGGGGGGCGCCTTCACGCCCAAGGCCCGCACCTTCCTGAGCCAGGTGAAGAACCGCCGGATCGACAAGCCGTTCTCCTCCCAGGACCTGCGCTCGCTGGTGGACCCCGCGCCCGACGCCGGGACGGGGTCTCACTCCGGCGGGGTGTTGTAG
- a CDS encoding sensor histidine kinase, with translation MSDSASHTGGLEHGAERNAAPRELQPALCRERRLEVLRHTALLDTPAEEAFDRLARLATRVIGVPVGLVTLVAEDRQFFKSCVGLPPPWCDVRQTPLTHSFCMHVVATGQPLLIEDARQHPVLRENLAIDQLGVVAYAGVPLTASEGEVIGTFCVIDTRPRAWTDGDLDILVALAISVMTEIELRASRALEFQARAAETAHAESEAARERLALLAELSAVLAEGFELQAVLARAVRLVVPLVAEGCMVELLDRDGRLRRVAVFHQDAHEEERLRSLPESRVLLEPEPRGGPPVAGHMRVTGPEGSSLRLPLSIHGRVLGAVVFTSSPSRHPGETELALARDVARRMAMTVENARLYEEANEAIQLRDRFLSIASHELRTPLTALRLQAQSLLRGAHQARPLGPGEVSSKARVISRQVERLGHLVDELLDISRIKEGYLSFQLERVDLADVVREVVTRFHEDMSRSGSMLVLAGVDAPAVGQWNRLRLEQVVINLLTNAIKYGKGRPIRVELRSDADTVWLTVSDEGIGIAPRDHVRIFERFERAVSEQHYGGFGLGLWIVREIVQRLGGSICVCSTLGAGSVFTVELPRHPERSPVPLLH, from the coding sequence GTGTCCGACTCCGCATCTCATACCGGAGGGCTGGAACATGGCGCGGAGCGGAATGCGGCGCCGAGGGAGCTCCAGCCCGCCCTCTGCCGCGAGCGCCGGCTGGAGGTCCTGCGCCACACGGCCCTCCTGGACACCCCCGCCGAGGAGGCATTCGATCGACTGGCCCGGCTGGCCACGCGGGTGATTGGCGTCCCGGTGGGACTCGTCACCCTGGTGGCCGAGGACCGGCAGTTCTTCAAGAGCTGCGTGGGCCTGCCTCCCCCCTGGTGTGACGTCCGCCAGACGCCCCTGACCCATTCCTTCTGCATGCACGTGGTGGCCACGGGCCAGCCCCTCCTCATCGAGGACGCACGCCAGCATCCCGTGCTGCGGGAGAACCTGGCCATCGACCAGCTCGGCGTGGTGGCGTACGCCGGCGTTCCCCTCACGGCCTCGGAGGGGGAGGTCATCGGCACCTTCTGTGTCATCGACACCCGGCCGCGTGCCTGGACGGATGGCGATCTGGACATCCTCGTGGCACTGGCCATCTCGGTGATGACGGAGATAGAGCTGCGCGCCAGCCGCGCGCTGGAGTTCCAGGCCCGGGCGGCTGAGACGGCGCACGCCGAGTCGGAGGCCGCCCGCGAGCGCCTCGCCCTGCTGGCGGAGCTGAGCGCCGTGCTCGCCGAGGGGTTCGAGCTCCAGGCCGTGCTCGCCCGGGCCGTGCGGCTGGTGGTGCCCCTGGTGGCCGAGGGGTGCATGGTGGAGCTGCTCGACAGGGACGGCCGGCTGCGGCGGGTGGCGGTGTTCCACCAGGATGCTCACGAGGAGGAGCGGCTCCGCTCGCTGCCCGAATCGCGGGTCCTGCTCGAGCCCGAGCCTCGGGGAGGCCCGCCGGTCGCCGGGCACATGCGCGTCACCGGGCCCGAGGGCTCCTCCCTCCGGCTGCCGTTGTCGATCCACGGCCGGGTGCTCGGTGCCGTCGTCTTCACCTCCTCTCCCTCGCGCCACCCAGGCGAGACCGAGCTGGCCCTGGCGCGAGACGTGGCGCGCCGCATGGCGATGACGGTGGAGAACGCCCGATTGTACGAGGAGGCGAACGAGGCCATCCAGCTGAGGGACAGGTTCCTCTCCATCGCCTCGCACGAGTTGCGAACGCCCCTGACGGCGCTGCGGTTGCAGGCGCAGAGCCTGTTGCGCGGCGCCCACCAGGCGCGGCCCCTCGGGCCGGGAGAGGTGTCCAGCAAGGCGCGGGTGATCTCCCGGCAGGTGGAGCGGCTGGGGCACCTGGTGGACGAGCTGTTGGACATCTCCCGCATCAAGGAAGGGTACCTGTCCTTCCAGCTCGAGCGTGTGGACCTGGCCGACGTGGTGCGTGAAGTGGTGACGCGCTTCCACGAGGACATGTCGCGCTCTGGCAGCATGCTGGTGCTGGCCGGAGTGGACGCGCCCGCGGTGGGGCAGTGGAACCGGCTGCGTCTGGAGCAGGTGGTCATCAACCTGCTCACCAACGCCATCAAGTACGGAAAGGGCCGGCCCATCCGGGTGGAGCTGCGCTCGGACGCGGACACCGTGTGGCTCACCGTGAGCGACGAGGGGATCGGCATCGCGCCTCGGGACCATGTGCGCATCTTCGAGCGTTTCGAGCGGGCCGTGTCCGAGCAGCACTACGGCGGCTTCGGTCTGGGGCTGTGGATCGTCCGGGAGATCGTCCAGCGGTTGGGTGGCTCCATCTGCGTGTGCAGCACGTTGGGGGCCGGCTCGGTCTTCACGGTGGAGCTCCCCCGTCATCCGGAACGCTCACCCGTTCCGCTCCTGCACTGA
- a CDS encoding GIY-YIG nuclease family protein yields MSSTDDRAARGGPTSRAELKRAYKEKPPPMGVFIIRNRANGKVLVGSALNMPGALNRARFELDRGMSRNLELQEDWRRHGPDSFTFEQLDVLKPPEEPGADPKEELRVLESLWLERLRPYGEAGYNTPPE; encoded by the coding sequence ATGTCTTCCACCGATGACCGCGCCGCGCGCGGCGGTCCGACTTCGCGCGCCGAGCTGAAACGAGCCTACAAGGAGAAGCCGCCCCCGATGGGGGTGTTCATCATCCGCAATCGCGCCAACGGCAAGGTGCTGGTGGGCTCGGCCCTCAACATGCCGGGCGCGCTCAACCGCGCCCGCTTCGAGCTGGACAGGGGGATGAGCCGCAACCTCGAGCTGCAGGAGGACTGGCGGCGCCACGGGCCCGACAGCTTCACCTTCGAGCAGCTCGACGTCCTGAAGCCGCCGGAGGAGCCGGGCGCGGATCCAAAGGAGGAGCTGCGGGTGCTGGAGTCGCTCTGGCTCGAGCGGCTCCGACCCTACGGTGAGGCCGGCTACAACACCCCGCCGGAGTGA
- a CDS encoding response regulator, translating to MEQKKPVTILMADDDADDRDFARTAMEESRLVNELRFVEDGEELLDYLHRRGRYTDPKDSPRPGLILLDLNMPRKDGREALREIKSDPVLKMIPVVVLTTSKAEEDILRSYDLGANCFITKPVTFEGLVDVVRVLDKHWFQIVELPPARRSHEP from the coding sequence ATGGAGCAGAAGAAGCCCGTAACCATCTTGATGGCGGATGACGACGCGGACGACCGGGATTTCGCCCGCACCGCGATGGAGGAGAGCCGGCTCGTCAACGAGCTCCGGTTCGTCGAGGACGGCGAGGAGCTGCTCGACTACCTGCACCGCCGCGGCCGCTATACCGACCCGAAGGACTCCCCCCGGCCCGGGTTGATCCTCCTGGACCTGAACATGCCCCGCAAGGACGGCCGCGAGGCGCTGCGGGAGATCAAGTCCGACCCGGTGCTCAAGATGATCCCCGTCGTGGTCCTCACCACCTCCAAGGCCGAGGAGGACATCCTGCGCAGCTACGACCTGGGGGCCAACTGCTTCATCACCAAGCCGGTGACCTTCGAGGGGCTCGTCGATGTCGTGAGGGTGCTCGACAAGCACTGGTTCCAGATCGTCGAGCTGCCACCCGCGCGCCGCTCCCATGAGCCTTGA
- a CDS encoding HAD family hydrolase, translated as MKALLNQLDALPPGDAVFDLDNTLLVGDIGEATLRRLLHRLPPRAASLLGTTDPWGAYEALAARDWCGAGDVAAQALAGLSPGEVEALATDVLERGEVRLNPHTVELARALSRRHRVWILTGSAELLGRVAGARMGIERVVGMRLREVEGRLSDELLPPCTCGEGKVLATRQLITERPVFAIGDSPTDLPVLRLATVARTLGKIAGREFPALET; from the coding sequence ATGAAGGCCCTGCTCAACCAGTTGGATGCGCTGCCCCCCGGAGACGCCGTCTTCGATCTCGACAACACCCTGCTCGTCGGAGACATCGGCGAGGCCACCCTGCGGCGTCTGCTGCACCGGCTGCCCCCACGGGCCGCCTCCCTCCTCGGCACCACCGATCCTTGGGGCGCCTACGAGGCGCTGGCGGCTCGCGACTGGTGCGGAGCGGGCGACGTGGCCGCCCAGGCCCTGGCCGGGCTGAGCCCCGGCGAGGTCGAGGCGCTCGCCACTGACGTGCTGGAGCGGGGCGAGGTGCGGCTCAACCCGCACACCGTCGAGTTGGCCCGAGCGCTCTCCCGGCGCCACCGGGTGTGGATCCTCACGGGCTCGGCCGAGCTGCTCGGACGGGTGGCGGGGGCGCGCATGGGCATCGAGCGCGTGGTCGGCATGCGCCTGCGCGAGGTGGAGGGGCGGCTGAGCGATGAGCTGCTGCCGCCCTGCACCTGTGGCGAGGGCAAGGTCCTGGCCACCCGCCAGCTCATCACCGAGCGCCCGGTCTTCGCCATCGGAGACTCCCCAACGGACCTTCCCGTCCTGCGACTGGCCACGGTCGCGCGGACGCTCGGGAAGATCGCCGGCAGGGAGTTCCCCGCCCTGGAGACGTGA
- a CDS encoding efflux RND transporter permease subunit, protein MTWLSFFERLLARRWPLGLGLLALCAVAVLGAARVPMDPSIERMHPIGDAAKTDFDRYRRAFPGEDSQVFVIAEGPGVFTPGGLASLAKLEEALRGLPRVRHVVGPASAMTVEGLLFPEASRGSGEALREALAQARKEPLARVLVHPTRELAVVQVALSSGAGVERILAERAFTLAAGELLARHAGPEVKLTLSGAPAVRATLARMVEEDMGLLLPLALLVILGLVAFAYRELWSVLATAATLVVSWLWMVGAMGWVGVPFGVLTSFAPIVILIVSLTDTVHVLSDLEERRRAGTPYARALIEAMAHAAGPCLATELVIASGFLSMGFIGLTAVWEFGLATALGVVLAWGANMLVLPWVLSLRSRASAARARRELKASRTRPLDSVLAWVERQVVHRPRRVLVLASAVAVVSVLSITRLRHEYRVFDDLRQDSPLAAELTYAEGALGGLVPLAVFLEPERGREGAALSPEALGFQERVDAYLAGLPEHPPVVSLPRLLEPVYRAVFGPLGLLEKSEASTARAVTRLAKYQPLDTVLSGDRSAAGVVALLPNVGSERMHELVESARAFVSREVPPGYRATVTGNLAMTEHVTGMLTQGLLRSFLSALGVSFLAFFLVLRSVKLALIGLVPNVLPVGVLFGTMSLLGISLKPSTVIIASMALVIADDDTLQYLVRFKRRYLALKAEGAEAPHRRAALESLNECGRAMFVTSAAVAGGFLLLQLSRFEGIAHLGLLTGMTLWVAGLADAFLGPVLLMALKPDLGPARER, encoded by the coding sequence GTGACCTGGCTCTCCTTCTTCGAGCGACTGCTGGCCCGCCGGTGGCCCCTGGGCCTGGGCCTGCTCGCGCTGTGCGCGGTGGCGGTCCTGGGGGCCGCGCGCGTGCCGATGGATCCCTCCATCGAGCGGATGCACCCCATCGGCGACGCGGCCAAGACGGACTTCGATCGCTACCGGCGGGCCTTCCCCGGCGAGGACTCGCAGGTGTTCGTCATCGCCGAGGGCCCCGGCGTCTTCACCCCCGGGGGGCTGGCCTCGCTGGCGAAGCTGGAGGAGGCGCTGCGCGGCCTGCCCCGCGTGCGGCACGTGGTGGGGCCCGCGTCGGCCATGACGGTGGAGGGACTCCTCTTCCCCGAGGCGTCGCGGGGGAGCGGGGAGGCTCTGCGCGAGGCGCTCGCCCAGGCCCGGAAGGAGCCCCTGGCCCGGGTGCTGGTGCACCCCACTCGGGAGCTCGCGGTGGTGCAGGTGGCGCTCTCCTCGGGGGCGGGGGTCGAGCGCATCCTGGCCGAGCGCGCCTTCACCCTGGCGGCGGGGGAGCTGCTGGCCCGCCACGCGGGGCCGGAGGTGAAGCTGACACTATCGGGGGCGCCCGCGGTGCGCGCCACGCTGGCCCGCATGGTGGAGGAGGACATGGGGCTGCTGCTGCCCCTGGCGCTGCTCGTCATCCTCGGGCTGGTGGCGTTCGCGTACAGGGAGCTCTGGTCCGTGCTCGCCACGGCGGCGACGTTGGTGGTGTCGTGGCTGTGGATGGTGGGCGCCATGGGGTGGGTGGGGGTGCCCTTCGGCGTGCTCACCTCGTTCGCGCCCATCGTCATCCTCATCGTGTCGCTGACGGACACGGTGCACGTGCTGTCGGACCTGGAGGAGCGCCGCCGCGCGGGCACGCCGTACGCACGGGCCCTGATCGAGGCCATGGCCCACGCGGCCGGACCGTGTCTGGCCACCGAGCTCGTCATCGCCTCGGGCTTCCTGTCCATGGGCTTCATCGGCCTCACGGCGGTGTGGGAGTTCGGTCTGGCCACCGCCCTGGGCGTGGTGCTGGCGTGGGGGGCCAACATGCTGGTGCTGCCGTGGGTGCTCTCGCTGCGCTCGAGGGCCTCGGCGGCGCGGGCTCGCAGGGAGCTGAAGGCCTCGCGGACGCGACCCCTGGACTCGGTGCTGGCATGGGTGGAGCGGCAGGTGGTGCACCGCCCCCGGCGGGTGCTGGTGCTGGCCTCCGCGGTGGCGGTGGTGAGCGTGCTGTCCATCACGCGGCTGCGGCACGAGTACCGCGTGTTCGATGACCTGCGGCAGGACTCGCCGCTGGCGGCCGAGCTGACGTACGCGGAGGGGGCGCTGGGCGGGCTGGTGCCGCTGGCCGTGTTCCTGGAGCCGGAGCGGGGGCGCGAGGGGGCGGCGCTGTCGCCGGAGGCCCTGGGCTTCCAGGAGCGGGTGGATGCGTACCTCGCGGGTCTCCCCGAGCACCCGCCGGTGGTGAGCCTGCCGCGCCTGCTGGAGCCGGTGTACCGGGCGGTGTTCGGGCCGCTGGGGCTGCTCGAGAAGAGCGAGGCGTCCACGGCGCGGGCGGTGACGCGGCTGGCGAAGTACCAGCCGCTGGACACGGTGCTGTCGGGGGATCGGAGCGCGGCGGGGGTGGTGGCGCTGCTGCCCAACGTGGGCTCGGAGCGGATGCACGAGCTGGTGGAGTCGGCACGCGCCTTCGTGTCGCGCGAGGTGCCGCCGGGCTACCGGGCCACGGTGACGGGCAACCTGGCGATGACCGAGCACGTGACGGGGATGCTGACGCAGGGGCTGTTGCGCAGCTTCCTGTCGGCCCTGGGGGTGAGCTTCCTGGCGTTCTTCCTGGTGCTGCGCAGCGTGAAGCTGGCGCTCATCGGTCTGGTGCCCAACGTGCTGCCGGTGGGCGTGCTGTTCGGGACGATGTCGCTGCTGGGCATCAGCCTGAAGCCGTCCACGGTCATCATCGCGAGCATGGCGCTGGTCATCGCGGACGACGACACGCTGCAGTACCTGGTGCGCTTCAAGCGGCGCTACCTGGCGCTGAAGGCCGAGGGGGCCGAGGCTCCGCACCGGCGCGCGGCGCTGGAGTCGCTCAACGAGTGCGGGCGGGCGATGTTCGTCACCTCGGCGGCGGTGGCGGGAGGCTTCCTGCTGTTGCAGCTCTCCCGCTTCGAGGGCATCGCCCACCTGGGCCTGCTGACCGGGATGACGCTGTGGGTGGCGGGCCTGGCGGATGCGTTCCTCGGCCCGGTGTTGTTGATGGCGCTGAAGCCGGACCTGGGCCCGGCTCGCGAGCGTTGA
- a CDS encoding ribonuclease J — protein MLHVIPLGGLGEIGLNAMVIACRGEMLLIDCGLMFPPSGTLGVDIVVPDFTYLRQNASLLKGIVLTHGHEDHVGALPFLLNDVPVPVYGTRFTLGMVRNRLEELGVEADLREIEPRNPFRVGAHFTVEACRVTHTVPDAVGYIVRTPEGPVIHTGDFKLDPDPIDGLRTDLERWGELGDEGVLCLLSDSTNSERTHETGSEREVEQTFERLFRDVQGRIVVSMFASNLHRIHHVLQLAQRLERKVVTMGRSMARNIEMARQLGFLPGIHDALFVPLDAAPTVPAGRLLVLATGSQAEPRAGLSQLAAGDGALRLEPGDMVVLSARAIPGNERAVSGLIDQLLWRGARVIYPELEPGVHVSGHASQPQQRRVLDLVRPRNFVPIHGELHHLHRHLATAKESGLAPANLLLAQDGDLLVFEEGQGRFAGSVPTGRIYRDRFGGGVVTPDILQDRTRIAETGLIVAALVIDRASLSVMAGPQLTGQGLSLDEQVLLPRVAEDARAFFLEMSPQLRGDDARAREELARAVRRAFKLYTSKRPVVVPMIIKV, from the coding sequence ATGCTCCATGTGATTCCCCTGGGAGGACTGGGTGAGATTGGCCTCAACGCCATGGTCATCGCCTGCCGGGGGGAGATGCTGCTCATCGACTGCGGCTTGATGTTTCCCCCCAGCGGCACACTGGGCGTGGACATCGTCGTGCCGGACTTCACGTACCTGCGGCAGAACGCCTCGCTGCTCAAGGGCATCGTCCTCACCCACGGCCACGAGGACCACGTCGGCGCCCTGCCCTTCCTGCTCAACGACGTGCCCGTGCCCGTGTACGGCACCCGCTTCACGCTCGGCATGGTGCGCAACCGGCTGGAGGAGCTGGGCGTGGAGGCGGACCTGCGCGAGATAGAGCCCCGCAACCCCTTCCGGGTGGGGGCCCACTTCACCGTCGAGGCCTGCCGGGTCACGCACACGGTGCCGGACGCGGTGGGCTACATCGTCCGCACCCCCGAGGGGCCCGTCATCCACACCGGCGACTTCAAGCTGGATCCGGACCCCATCGACGGCCTGCGCACGGACCTGGAGCGCTGGGGCGAGCTCGGCGACGAGGGCGTGCTCTGCCTGCTGTCCGACTCCACCAACTCCGAGCGCACGCACGAGACGGGCAGCGAGCGCGAAGTGGAGCAGACCTTCGAGCGGCTCTTCCGCGATGTGCAGGGCCGCATCGTGGTGAGCATGTTCGCCTCCAACCTGCACCGCATCCATCACGTGCTGCAGCTGGCGCAGAGGCTGGAGCGCAAGGTCGTCACCATGGGCCGCAGCATGGCGCGCAACATCGAGATGGCGCGCCAGCTCGGGTTCCTCCCCGGCATCCATGACGCCCTCTTCGTCCCCCTGGACGCGGCGCCCACGGTGCCCGCCGGGCGCCTGCTGGTGCTCGCCACCGGCTCCCAGGCCGAGCCGCGCGCCGGCCTCTCGCAGCTCGCCGCCGGAGACGGTGCCCTGCGCCTGGAGCCCGGAGACATGGTCGTCCTCAGCGCCCGCGCCATCCCCGGCAACGAGCGCGCCGTGTCCGGCCTCATCGACCAGCTGCTCTGGCGCGGTGCCCGCGTCATCTACCCGGAGCTGGAGCCGGGCGTGCACGTCTCCGGCCACGCCAGCCAGCCCCAGCAGCGGCGCGTGCTGGACCTGGTGCGCCCGCGCAACTTCGTCCCCATCCACGGCGAGCTGCACCACCTCCACCGCCACCTGGCCACGGCGAAGGAGTCCGGGCTGGCCCCCGCCAACCTCCTGCTCGCCCAGGATGGGGACTTGCTCGTCTTCGAGGAGGGCCAGGGCCGCTTCGCGGGCAGTGTGCCCACCGGCCGCATCTACCGGGACCGCTTCGGAGGAGGTGTGGTAACACCCGACATCCTCCAGGATCGCACACGGATCGCCGAGACGGGGCTGATCGTGGCCGCCCTCGTCATCGACCGGGCGAGCCTGTCCGTGATGGCGGGGCCGCAGCTCACCGGCCAGGGACTGAGCCTGGACGAGCAGGTGTTGCTGCCCCGGGTGGCGGAGGACGCCCGCGCCTTCTTCCTGGAGATGTCCCCCCAGCTCCGGGGGGATGACGCCCGGGCCCGGGAGGAGCTGGCACGCGCCGTGCGCCGGGCCTTCAAGCTGTATACATCCAAGCGGCCCGTCGTGGTGCCGATGATCATCAAGGTGTGA
- a CDS encoding cupin domain-containing protein: MVQDMWNPEKEHEAIAALFGGKGIVRVWNLYTGEFTPPFTAVLACELEPGGSVGPHVQKEDDELVLALEGHGAAYVDGQRVALEPGSLVGLAVGKTLALENASSETALRYLIIKAR, from the coding sequence ATGGTCCAGGACATGTGGAACCCGGAGAAGGAGCACGAGGCCATCGCGGCGTTGTTCGGGGGCAAGGGCATCGTGCGTGTCTGGAACCTGTACACCGGCGAATTCACTCCACCGTTCACGGCCGTGCTCGCGTGTGAGCTGGAGCCCGGTGGCAGCGTGGGCCCCCACGTCCAGAAGGAGGACGACGAGCTCGTGCTCGCGCTGGAGGGGCACGGCGCCGCGTACGTCGATGGACAGCGTGTCGCGCTCGAGCCCGGAAGCCTCGTCGGCCTGGCGGTCGGGAAGACCCTGGCGCTGGAGAATGCCTCCAGCGAGACCGCGCTGCGCTACCTCATCATCAAGGCGCGCTGA
- a CDS encoding YajQ family cyclic di-GMP-binding protein yields the protein MPSFDVVSKIDIAELDNAVNQAKKEISTRYDFQGVNGDIVLAPDKTSITVKANSEEKVQAAKEVLLNKLAKRGISLLALEYEPIEKTGLSNVKQLIKLQQGIPVEKSKELVKLLKDSKMKVQGSIQADQLRVTGKNKDDLQAAIALFRKEQDRLQLDMQFTNFRD from the coding sequence ATGCCTTCCTTCGACGTCGTCTCCAAAATCGATATCGCCGAGCTCGACAACGCGGTCAACCAGGCCAAGAAGGAGATCTCCACCCGTTACGACTTCCAGGGCGTCAACGGGGACATCGTGCTCGCTCCGGACAAGACCTCCATCACGGTGAAGGCCAACAGCGAGGAGAAGGTCCAGGCCGCCAAGGAGGTCCTGCTCAACAAGCTGGCCAAGCGCGGCATCTCGCTGCTGGCGCTGGAGTACGAGCCCATCGAGAAGACGGGCCTGTCCAACGTGAAGCAGCTCATCAAGCTGCAGCAGGGCATCCCGGTGGAGAAGTCCAAGGAGCTGGTGAAGCTCCTCAAGGACTCGAAGATGAAGGTCCAGGGCTCCATCCAGGCCGATCAGCTGCGCGTCACGGGCAAGAACAAGGATGACCTCCAGGCGGCCATCGCCCTGTTCCGCAAGGAGCAGGACCGGCTGCAGCTCGACATGCAGTTCACCAACTTCCGGGACTAG